In Nostoc sp. CENA543, a single genomic region encodes these proteins:
- a CDS encoding GAF domain-containing protein → MSLIAKANLQVNLDQESILRRITTRIRQSLELEDIITATTAEVRSLLGTDRVMIYKFHADGSGQVIAESIYEHRLPSLLGLNFPADDIPREARELFLKSKVRCAVNVETGETGQSGLYNSETGEQISEEIRYRPVDPCHIKYLEAMGVKSSVVAPIIHQDTLWGLLVSHHSEARNISEHELEAMQMVVDQLSVAIAQSELLNQARAKAQREAIINHIATLLHSLPTIVLQPALEATVQAFNGVGGRLCLRNQAFDLQNGHQKSLSECLIPGGECVRLYTCGQQPIITQPTIYPLVEQYSAWQEHYKFHDYRVWAISDIYQTSTWRSLQPAFQATNIRSVLIIPLEYRQQLLGYLSIFRESIDTETLWAGQHDPDQRQLYPRLSFELWREYKKEQAQIWTNEDIELAQALGKHFAAAIQQYELYQQVQAFNENLEQQVAKRTLELQETAEQQQAVFGVITKIRESLDTETIFKITTEEVCQLIKADRVSVYRFNAEWGGEFVGDFEAVNSHWSHQSRLGINSVWNDTYLQKTEGGRYRHNETFAANDIRKMGFDKCHVDVLERYQIKAFVLAPIFVGQKLWGLLATYQHSTPRQWKTSEVNFITQIAAQLGVALQQAELLNQTQQQAQKLTQALHHLQQTQSQLIQTEKMSSLGQLVAGIAHEINNPVNFIYGNLSHVSEYATDLLSMLELYQQEFPTGNEAIQNLAAKIDLEFLAEDLPKTLCSMQIGVERIRQIVMSLRNFSRLDEAEMKAVDIHEGIDSTLLILQHRLKAKPDIPAISIIKEYNDIPLVECYAGQMNQVFMNVLSNAIDALEDYRRSPSENYQHQIIIRTSMGELADKTQSVVIQIRDNGPGIPENFRNRICDPFFTTKPVGKGTGLGLSISYGIVVDKHGGVFKCDSQLGTGTEFQIEIPIKQPSP, encoded by the coding sequence ATGTCTTTGATCGCTAAAGCCAACTTACAGGTCAACCTTGATCAAGAAAGTATACTACGTCGGATTACAACTCGGATTCGTCAGTCTTTAGAGTTAGAAGATATCATCACAGCAACAACGGCGGAGGTACGTTCTTTGCTAGGAACTGACCGAGTCATGATTTATAAATTTCATGCAGATGGTAGCGGTCAAGTTATTGCGGAATCAATTTATGAACATCGTCTACCTTCACTACTAGGTTTAAATTTTCCCGCCGATGATATTCCCCGTGAAGCTAGAGAATTGTTTCTCAAATCCAAAGTGCGTTGTGCAGTTAATGTTGAGACTGGGGAAACTGGTCAAAGTGGTTTATACAACTCTGAAACAGGAGAACAAATTTCTGAAGAAATTCGCTATCGACCCGTAGATCCTTGCCATATAAAGTATTTAGAGGCAATGGGTGTGAAATCTTCTGTGGTTGCTCCTATTATCCATCAAGATACACTTTGGGGATTGTTAGTATCCCATCACTCTGAAGCCCGCAACATTTCTGAGCATGAGTTAGAAGCGATGCAAATGGTCGTAGATCAATTATCTGTTGCGATCGCCCAAAGTGAACTCCTAAACCAAGCCCGCGCTAAAGCCCAACGGGAAGCCATAATTAACCACATTGCAACTTTACTACACTCCTTACCCACCATTGTTTTGCAACCAGCCTTAGAAGCCACAGTGCAAGCTTTTAATGGCGTTGGTGGTCGTTTGTGTTTGAGAAACCAAGCTTTTGACCTGCAAAATGGTCATCAAAAAAGTTTAAGTGAATGTTTAATTCCTGGTGGGGAGTGTGTGCGGCTTTATACTTGCGGTCAACAACCCATAATTACCCAACCCACAATCTATCCTCTCGTAGAGCAGTACAGTGCTTGGCAGGAACATTATAAATTCCATGATTATCGCGTTTGGGCAATTTCCGATATTTATCAAACTTCCACTTGGCGAAGTTTACAACCTGCTTTTCAAGCAACCAATATTCGCAGCGTTTTGATCATTCCCTTAGAATATCGTCAACAGTTGTTAGGGTATTTAAGTATTTTTCGCGAAAGTATAGATACTGAAACTCTTTGGGCTGGTCAGCATGATCCTGATCAAAGACAACTTTACCCCCGGTTATCATTTGAGTTATGGCGGGAGTACAAAAAAGAACAAGCTCAAATTTGGACAAATGAAGATATAGAACTAGCGCAAGCACTAGGTAAACATTTTGCTGCTGCAATTCAGCAATATGAACTATATCAACAGGTGCAAGCTTTTAATGAAAACTTGGAACAACAAGTTGCTAAACGCACTCTAGAACTGCAAGAAACAGCAGAACAACAACAGGCTGTTTTTGGGGTAATTACTAAAATTCGGGAATCTCTAGATACTGAAACCATCTTTAAAATTACCACGGAAGAAGTCTGTCAGTTGATCAAAGCAGACCGCGTTTCAGTTTATCGTTTTAATGCTGAATGGGGTGGTGAATTCGTCGGCGATTTTGAAGCCGTTAATTCACACTGGTCACATCAATCCAGACTTGGCATTAATTCAGTTTGGAATGATACTTACTTACAAAAAACCGAAGGTGGAAGATATCGCCACAATGAAACATTTGCAGCCAACGACATTCGCAAAATGGGATTTGACAAGTGTCATGTTGATGTTTTAGAACGCTATCAAATTAAGGCTTTTGTTCTCGCCCCTATTTTTGTTGGGCAGAAACTTTGGGGTTTGTTAGCCACATATCAACACTCAACCCCCCGACAATGGAAAACTTCAGAAGTTAATTTCATCACCCAAATTGCCGCCCAATTAGGAGTAGCACTACAACAAGCCGAACTCCTAAACCAAACACAACAACAAGCCCAAAAATTAACTCAAGCACTACATCATTTACAACAAACTCAAAGCCAACTGATTCAAACGGAAAAAATGTCTTCCTTGGGACAATTAGTAGCAGGGATTGCCCACGAAATTAATAATCCGGTTAACTTTATTTATGGCAATCTCTCTCATGTGAGTGAATATGCAACAGATTTGTTGAGCATGTTGGAGCTTTATCAGCAGGAATTTCCTACGGGGAATGAAGCGATTCAAAATTTAGCAGCAAAGATAGATTTAGAATTTTTAGCTGAGGATTTGCCCAAAACTTTATGTTCTATGCAAATAGGCGTAGAACGCATCCGTCAAATTGTCATGTCCTTACGCAATTTCTCTCGCCTGGATGAAGCAGAAATGAAAGCTGTGGATATTCATGAAGGCATAGACAGTACATTGTTGATTTTACAGCACCGTCTGAAAGCTAAACCAGATATTCCTGCTATTAGTATCATCAAAGAATATAACGATATCCCCTTGGTAGAGTGCTATGCCGGACAAATGAATCAAGTATTTATGAATGTTCTGAGTAATGCCATCGATGCTTTAGAGGATTATCGGCGATCGCCATCAGAAAATTATCAACATCAAATTATCATCCGTACTAGTATGGGTGAGTTAGCAGACAAGACTCAAAGTGTTGTTATTCAAATTAGGGATAATGGCCCTGGTATTCCCGAAAATTTTAGAAACAGAATCTGCGACCCATTTTTTACTACTAAGCCTGTAGGTAAAGGTACTGGTTTGGGATTATCAATTAGTTACGGCATTGTTGTAGATAAACATGGTGGTGTGTTTAAATGTGATTCGCAATTAGGTACAGGTACAGAATTTCAGATTGAAATCCCCATCAAACAACCCAGTCCGTAG
- the dnaN gene encoding DNA polymerase III subunit beta, which produces MKLVCSQSDLSANLSLVSRAVPSRPTHPILANVLLQADAQNNQVSLTAFDLSLGIRTSFNAEVWQEGAIALPAKLLVDITSRLPEGEITLDDESTDSNTTGEGLVVTLTPKTGQYQLRAMGAEEFPELPLIENTEAIYISATALIEGLRGSLFATSADETKQVLTGVHLTVKQDTLEFAATDGHRLAVVETTNERPLEADEQQLEVTVPARALRELERMLAHNAASDEPIALYLDQGQVVFAWANQRLTSRTLEGQYPAYRQLIPRQFERQVTVERRQFLSTLERIAVLADQKNNIVKLSIDANEQKLTLSCEAQEMGSGRESMPAQISGTDIDIAFNVKYLMEGLKALSASEIQMHLNQELTPVIFTPLGGFKMTYLAMPIQLRN; this is translated from the coding sequence ATGAAATTAGTTTGCTCCCAAAGTGACCTGAGTGCGAATCTTTCCCTTGTTAGTCGTGCTGTACCTTCTAGACCGACTCATCCCATACTAGCCAATGTGCTGCTACAAGCAGATGCTCAAAATAATCAGGTTAGCCTCACCGCTTTTGACCTCAGTTTAGGAATTCGCACTAGCTTTAATGCAGAGGTTTGGCAAGAGGGAGCGATCGCACTGCCGGCTAAATTATTAGTAGATATTACCTCTCGTTTACCAGAGGGAGAAATCACCCTCGATGATGAATCTACGGATAGTAACACCACAGGAGAGGGTTTAGTTGTCACCCTCACCCCCAAAACAGGACAATATCAATTACGGGCTATGGGTGCAGAAGAGTTTCCCGAATTACCTCTAATTGAAAACACTGAAGCTATTTATATCAGTGCCACGGCATTAATCGAAGGTTTGCGGGGTTCTTTATTCGCCACAAGTGCGGATGAAACTAAACAAGTCCTGACAGGAGTGCATTTAACAGTTAAACAAGACACCTTAGAATTTGCGGCGACTGATGGACACCGCCTAGCAGTGGTAGAAACCACTAATGAACGTCCCTTAGAAGCGGATGAACAGCAATTAGAAGTCACAGTTCCCGCTAGAGCCTTGCGCGAACTAGAGCGAATGTTAGCGCACAATGCCGCTTCTGATGAACCAATAGCCCTATACTTAGACCAAGGTCAGGTAGTGTTTGCATGGGCTAATCAACGCCTGACTAGTCGCACCTTAGAAGGTCAGTATCCTGCCTATCGTCAACTGATTCCGCGACAATTTGAACGGCAAGTGACAGTAGAACGCCGTCAATTTTTAAGTACATTAGAAAGAATTGCTGTATTAGCAGATCAAAAAAATAATATTGTCAAACTGAGTATAGATGCTAATGAGCAGAAATTGACTTTATCTTGTGAAGCTCAAGAAATGGGTAGTGGTAGAGAGTCAATGCCGGCTCAAATTTCCGGCACAGATATAGATATTGCCTTTAACGTTAAGTATTTAATGGAAGGTTTAAAAGCTCTGTCAGCTTCAGAAATTCAAATGCACTTAAATCAAGAATTAACTCCAGTAATTTTTACGCCGTTAGGCGGTTTTAAGATGACTTATTTAGCTATGCCAATTCAATTGAGAAATTAA